The genomic window AGGTCAAGAACCCGCCTTTTTAGACTTTTCTGGCCTCGAACCCAAAGAACAGTGGCATGGGCCAGTGTCTTACGCGGCAGCAGTAAGCAAGGCGTCGGCATCGGTAGTAAACATTTATACCCGCAAACAATCTGAGCAGCGCTCACACCCCTACTTTACCGACCCGTTCTTTCGCCGTTTTTTAAGTAGAGGTAACGCTCCACAGCAACCCAAATTTGATTTAGGTTCGGGGGTTATCGTAACCAAAGACGGCTACCTACTTACCAACAATCACGTTATTAGCGACGCAGAAGAAATTGTAGTCGCCCTGCAAGACGGCCGCGATGCACAAGCGCGCATAGTGGGCACCAACCAAAAAAACGACCTTGCAGTATTAAAAATTGATTTAGACAACCTGCGCCCCATCTCTATGGGCTCGGCAGAAACCGCGCAAGTGGGTGATGTAGTACTCGCCATTGGCAACCCCTTTGGCGTTGGCCAAACGGTTACCCAAGGCATTATTAGCGCAACCCGAAGACGCGGGTTAAACATTGCAGATTTCGAAAATTTCATTCAAACAGACGCCGCCATCAACCCCGGCAATTCTGGCGGGGCGCTTATTGATACGCGCGGCCAACTGGTTGGCATCGCCACCGCCAATCTCGCTCAGTCGGGCTACACCGGCGGTATTGGCTTTGCCATTCCCACCGATACAGCCATGCAAACGCTGCACGATATAATCGAACACGGGCGCGTAGTTCGCGGCTGGCTTGGGGTAGATGTAGAAGGTTTGGCAATTCGCCCGCCCCAAGGGCAAACCACTCAGCGCCTAGGCGGTTTTTTAATTACTGGCGTAGATGCCAATAGCCCCGCAGAGAGAGCTGGCCTGCGAGCAATGGATATTATTATTCGCATAAACGACAAGGAGGGAAACAACCTTGTTTGGGGCGAGCAAGAAATTGCCGAATCGCGCCCTGGCGATAAAATAGAAATAGAAATAATAAGGGATGGGCAAGTGCAGGTGGTGGGCGTAGTGCTTGGCGAAAACCCTTCTTCAGGCTAATCACCAAGCTTTGCAGAGCAATACACTGCGCAATAACTAACAATTCAATAAACAGCAAGAAGTAGTAAGCACCTGCCTACTACTTTTCATCTTCCGCTATACGATATTCCGCAGAGCGCGCGTGCGCCTCTAGCGATTCACCGCGCGCCAATACCGACGCTATTTTACCTAGCTCCGATGCCCCCGCTGGCGAACAGCTAATAATTGAGCTGCGTTTGACGTAATCGTACACACCCAATGGCGAAGAAAACCGAGCCGTACCCGAGGTTGGCAGCACGTGATTGGGGCCGGCACAGTAATCACCTAGCGCTTCTGAGGTATAGCGCCCCATAAAAATAGCCCCAGCGTGGCGAATAGCCGGCACTAGTGATTCGGGGTCATCCACAGAAAGCTCCAAATGCTCTGGCGCTATGTGGTTAATTAAGTCGACGCACTCTTCAATATTTTTAGCCACAATTAACGCGCCGCGCTTTGCCAAAGATTGCTTGGCAATAGCTTCGCGCTGCAGCGTTGGCAACAATGCTTCTATGCTTTGATAAACCCGCTCAACAAACTCTTCACTTGGCGCAACCAAAATGGCTTGCGCATCTTCATCGTGCTCGGCCTGCGAAAACAAATCCATCGCCACCCAATCTGGGTTGGTGTTGCCATCGCACACAATTAATATTTCCGACGGGCCAGCAATCATGTCGATATCTACGACACCAAACACTTCGCGCTTTGCCGTAGCAACGTAAATATTGCCGGGGCCGACTATTTTATCCACCTTGGGTACGGTATCTGTAC from Saccharophagus degradans 2-40 includes these protein-coding regions:
- the hisD gene encoding histidinol dehydrogenase, with protein sequence MLINRLNTFDDDFDSKLSTLLAWEEETNDGVNKVVRGVLNEVRKRGDEALIEYTNQFDRRSVVDAQELVLGEEELAASLAAISPDQRQALEQAAERIRVYHQHQTQDSWQYTEDNGTVLGQKVTPLDRVGVYVPGGKAAYPSSVLMAVIPAKVAGVEEVVVVTPAPDGVVNDMVLAAAAIAGVDRVVTVGGAQAIAALAYGTDTVPKVDKIVGPGNIYVATAKREVFGVVDIDMIAGPSEILIVCDGNTNPDWVAMDLFSQAEHDEDAQAILVAPSEEFVERVYQSIEALLPTLQREAIAKQSLAKRGALIVAKNIEECVDLINHIAPEHLELSVDDPESLVPAIRHAGAIFMGRYTSEALGDYCAGPNHVLPTSGTARFSSPLGVYDYVKRSSIISCSPAGASELGKIASVLARGESLEAHARSAEYRIAEDEK
- a CDS encoding S1C family serine protease, producing MHALLKFLIFIRWPVVTGLLASMAILLFYPSLRPTHNTGQEPAFLDFSGLEPKEQWHGPVSYAAAVSKASASVVNIYTRKQSEQRSHPYFTDPFFRRFLSRGNAPQQPKFDLGSGVIVTKDGYLLTNNHVISDAEEIVVALQDGRDAQARIVGTNQKNDLAVLKIDLDNLRPISMGSAETAQVGDVVLAIGNPFGVGQTVTQGIISATRRRGLNIADFENFIQTDAAINPGNSGGALIDTRGQLVGIATANLAQSGYTGGIGFAIPTDTAMQTLHDIIEHGRVVRGWLGVDVEGLAIRPPQGQTTQRLGGFLITGVDANSPAERAGLRAMDIIIRINDKEGNNLVWGEQEIAESRPGDKIEIEIIRDGQVQVVGVVLGENPSSG